A genomic region of Mesobacillus jeotgali contains the following coding sequences:
- the purN gene encoding phosphoribosylglycinamide formyltransferase has product MKKIAVFASGSGSNFQAIAVAAQAGILSAEISLLVCDKPGAFAVDRADMLGIPVLVISPKSYPSKAAYEEEILQKLISLDVEMIVLAGYMRLIGPTLLEAYEGKIVNIHPSLLPAFPGKDAIGQALAAGIETTGVTIHYVDEGMDTGPIIASASVRVEAGETRESLQKKIQRIEHSLYPEVLEKLLNGEGEVLQWERSVH; this is encoded by the coding sequence ATGAAAAAAATAGCTGTGTTTGCATCGGGGAGCGGGAGCAATTTTCAGGCGATTGCCGTGGCTGCACAGGCAGGTATCCTGAGTGCTGAAATCTCGCTGCTTGTATGTGATAAGCCTGGTGCTTTTGCTGTTGACCGTGCCGACATGTTAGGGATACCCGTTCTGGTGATTAGCCCGAAAAGCTATCCTTCCAAGGCAGCGTATGAGGAAGAGATTTTACAAAAGCTGATCAGCCTTGATGTTGAAATGATTGTCCTTGCAGGCTACATGCGCCTCATCGGGCCGACATTGCTTGAAGCATATGAAGGAAAAATCGTGAACATCCACCCGTCACTTTTGCCAGCGTTTCCTGGGAAGGATGCGATCGGCCAGGCACTGGCAGCCGGAATCGAGACTACAGGAGTGACGATCCATTACGTGGACGAAGGAATGGATACCGGACCTATTATAGCGAGCGCTTCGGTAAGAGTCGAAGCAGGCGAAACAAGGGAGTCACTTCAGAAGAAAATACAGCGGATTGAACACAGCCTGTATCCAGAAGTTTTGGAGAAGCTGTTGAACGGAGAAGGGGAGGTATTACAATGGGAAAGAAGCGTGCACTGA
- the purL gene encoding phosphoribosylformylglycinamidine synthase subunit PurL translates to MRLMLEPSPEQIKQEKIYREMGLSDSEFASAEKILGRTPNYTETGLFSVMWSEHCSYKNSKPVLKKFPVTGERVLQGPGEGAGIVDIGDGQAVVFKIESHNHPSAIEPYQGAATGVGGIIRDVFSMGARPIALLNSLRFGELESPRVKYLFEQVVAGIAGYGNCIGIPTVGGEVQFDAAYEGNPLVNAMCVGLINHEDIKKGQAHGVGNTVMYVGAKTGRDGIHGATFASEELNEASEEKRPAVQVGDPFMEKLLLEACLELVKNDALVGIQDMGAAGLTSSSAEMASKAGSGIEMNLDLVPQRETGMTAYEMMLSESQERMLIVVEKGREQEIIDLFSKYELEAVAIGKVTDDKQLRLLHKGEVVADVPADALAEEAPVYYKPSSEPAYFHEFQNMDNEIPEVENYETMLLDLLKQPTIASKEWVYDQYDHMVRTSTVVSPGSDAAVVRIRGTEKGLAMTTDCNSRYIYLDPETGGKIAVAEAARNIVCSGGEPLAITDCLNFGNPEKPEIFWQFEKAVDGMSEACRTLSTPVIGGNVSLYNETNGTAVYPTPVVGMVGLVENLKHVTTQHFKNAGDLIYLLGDTKDEFGGSELQKLMYGRIFGKAPELNLEVEASYQAQVLTAIKNGLVASAHDVAEGGVGVALAESVIGSKGLGAAVYLEGNAVSALFSESQSRFILSVKPEHQIEFESLTDAVRIGKVVETPVLKIDVNGENVINHDAEGLKEAWKGAIPCLLN, encoded by the coding sequence ATGCGGTTAATGCTTGAACCAAGTCCAGAGCAAATTAAACAGGAAAAGATTTATCGGGAAATGGGACTGTCAGACAGCGAGTTTGCTTCTGCCGAAAAGATTCTTGGACGTACTCCTAACTATACAGAGACCGGCTTGTTTTCCGTTATGTGGTCAGAGCACTGCAGCTACAAGAACTCAAAGCCTGTCCTGAAAAAGTTCCCCGTCACTGGAGAGCGTGTGTTACAGGGGCCGGGCGAAGGAGCAGGGATTGTTGATATCGGAGATGGCCAGGCGGTCGTGTTCAAAATCGAAAGCCATAATCATCCATCAGCCATCGAGCCATACCAGGGCGCGGCAACAGGTGTTGGCGGAATTATCCGCGATGTTTTTTCGATGGGAGCAAGGCCAATTGCATTATTGAATTCCCTCCGCTTTGGCGAGCTTGAGTCGCCACGGGTGAAATATTTGTTTGAACAGGTTGTTGCAGGCATTGCCGGTTACGGTAACTGCATCGGGATTCCGACAGTTGGCGGTGAGGTTCAGTTTGACGCTGCATATGAAGGCAACCCGCTTGTGAACGCAATGTGTGTCGGATTGATCAACCATGAGGACATCAAGAAAGGCCAGGCGCATGGCGTTGGCAACACTGTCATGTATGTTGGCGCAAAGACTGGACGTGACGGCATCCATGGTGCGACCTTCGCATCCGAGGAATTGAATGAGGCATCTGAAGAAAAGCGTCCTGCCGTTCAGGTAGGAGATCCATTTATGGAAAAATTGCTGCTTGAAGCATGTCTAGAGCTTGTTAAAAATGATGCGCTTGTCGGAATCCAGGACATGGGAGCAGCAGGATTGACCAGCTCATCTGCAGAGATGGCGAGCAAGGCGGGTTCAGGTATAGAAATGAACCTTGATCTCGTCCCACAGCGTGAAACTGGCATGACTGCATACGAAATGATGCTGTCAGAGTCCCAGGAGCGGATGTTGATCGTCGTTGAAAAAGGTCGCGAACAGGAAATCATTGATCTTTTCTCAAAGTATGAGCTTGAAGCAGTAGCGATTGGCAAGGTAACGGATGACAAGCAGCTTCGTCTTTTACATAAAGGGGAAGTGGTTGCTGATGTTCCGGCTGATGCGCTTGCTGAAGAGGCTCCTGTCTATTACAAGCCATCCAGCGAACCTGCTTATTTCCATGAATTCCAGAACATGGACAATGAGATTCCTGAAGTTGAGAACTACGAAACTATGCTATTAGATCTATTGAAGCAGCCAACCATCGCAAGCAAAGAATGGGTCTATGATCAATATGACCATATGGTGCGTACGAGCACTGTCGTTTCACCTGGCTCGGATGCGGCTGTTGTCAGGATTCGCGGCACGGAAAAAGGCCTGGCGATGACGACTGACTGTAACTCCCGCTATATCTATCTTGATCCGGAAACAGGCGGGAAGATTGCCGTTGCAGAGGCAGCGCGCAATATCGTCTGCTCTGGCGGTGAACCATTGGCGATTACGGACTGCCTGAACTTCGGGAATCCGGAGAAGCCGGAGATTTTCTGGCAGTTTGAAAAAGCGGTCGACGGCATGAGCGAAGCGTGCCGGACATTGAGCACACCTGTTATCGGCGGTAACGTGAGTCTGTATAACGAAACGAATGGAACGGCTGTATACCCTACACCAGTTGTCGGTATGGTTGGATTAGTTGAAAACCTGAAGCACGTAACGACACAGCATTTTAAAAATGCCGGCGATTTGATTTATCTTCTTGGTGATACAAAGGATGAGTTTGGCGGCAGCGAGCTGCAGAAGCTTATGTATGGACGGATTTTCGGCAAGGCGCCTGAACTTAATTTAGAAGTTGAAGCAAGCTATCAAGCTCAAGTTCTAACAGCGATTAAAAATGGTCTTGTTGCATCTGCCCATGATGTAGCAGAGGGTGGCGTCGGTGTTGCGCTTGCTGAATCTGTGATCGGCAGCAAAGGTTTGGGAGCTGCGGTATACCTGGAAGGCAATGCTGTATCAGCCTTGTTCAGCGAATCGCAATCTCGCTTTATTTTATCAGTAAAACCAGAGCACCAGATTGAGTTTGAAAGTTTAACAGATGCGGTGCGGATTGGTAAGGTCGTTGAAACGCCAGTTTTAAAGATTGATGTCAATGGTGAGAACGTAATCAATCATGATGCAGAGGGGCTGAAAGAGGCCTGGAAAGGAGCCATCCCATGCTTGCTGAACTAA
- the purM gene encoding phosphoribosylformylglycinamidine cyclo-ligase: MANAYKQAGVDIEAGYESVERIKKHVNRTVRPGVMGALGGFGGMFDLSSLGLKEPVLVSGTDGVGTKLMLAFMMDQHDTIGIDAVAMCVNDIVVQGAEPLYFLDYIACGKAVPERIEAIVRGIADGCELAGCALVGGETAEMPGMYSPEEYDLAGFSVGACEKADIITGQEIKEGDVLIGLASSGIHSNGYSLVRKVFFEQAGWELDRYVDEFSCTLGEELLKPTRIYVKSVLAAMKQFELKGLAHITGGGFIENIPRMLPEGLGAEIEEGSWEIPQVFKKIESLGEIERKDMYNIFNMGIGMVAAVDAAIADEVVAFFNESGEQAAVIGTVTGTEGIEMKVAGEEL, from the coding sequence ATGGCAAATGCGTATAAGCAGGCTGGTGTGGATATTGAGGCCGGATACGAGTCGGTCGAACGGATCAAAAAGCATGTCAATCGGACGGTCAGGCCTGGTGTGATGGGGGCATTAGGCGGTTTCGGTGGAATGTTCGACCTTTCCAGCCTTGGACTGAAGGAGCCGGTGCTCGTTTCAGGCACGGATGGTGTTGGCACGAAGCTGATGCTGGCATTTATGATGGACCAGCATGATACAATCGGCATAGATGCGGTCGCGATGTGCGTGAACGACATCGTTGTCCAGGGAGCGGAACCTTTGTATTTCCTTGACTATATCGCCTGCGGAAAAGCAGTGCCGGAAAGAATCGAAGCGATTGTCAGAGGGATTGCCGACGGTTGCGAGCTGGCTGGTTGTGCGCTGGTCGGCGGGGAAACCGCGGAAATGCCAGGGATGTACTCTCCGGAAGAATACGATTTGGCTGGCTTCTCGGTTGGTGCCTGTGAAAAAGCAGATATCATCACGGGACAGGAAATCAAAGAGGGCGATGTGCTGATCGGGCTTGCATCAAGCGGCATCCACAGCAATGGCTACTCGCTTGTGCGCAAAGTGTTTTTCGAACAGGCTGGCTGGGAGCTTGACCGGTATGTCGATGAGTTCTCCTGTACACTTGGCGAAGAACTACTCAAGCCAACACGTATATATGTGAAATCTGTGCTTGCCGCGATGAAGCAGTTCGAGCTTAAAGGACTGGCCCATATCACGGGCGGCGGTTTTATTGAAAATATCCCAAGGATGCTTCCGGAAGGGCTTGGCGCTGAAATTGAGGAAGGCAGCTGGGAGATTCCGCAGGTGTTCAAGAAAATTGAATCTCTTGGCGAAATTGAACGCAAGGATATGTACAATATCTTCAATATGGGGATTGGAATGGTAGCGGCGGTGGATGCAGCAATTGCGGATGAAGTTGTGGCGTTTTTCAACGAAAGCGGAGAGCAGGCTGCTGTAATCGGCACAGTTACTGGTACGGAAGGAATCGAGATGAAAGTGGCTGGTGAAGAGCTATGA
- the purF gene encoding amidophosphoribosyltransferase encodes MLAELKGLNEECGVFGIWGHPEAAQITYYGLHSLQHRGQEGTGIVVSDGQQLKGRKGEGLVTEIFTADAMEDLQGVGAIGHVRYATAGGGGYENVQPLLFQSQSGGLALAHNGNLVNADALRNQLEAQGSIFQTSSDTEVLAHLIKRGGFSQLKDRVKNALPMLKGAYAFLIMTETEMMVALDPHGLRPLSLGRLGDAYVVASETCAFDIVGAEFVRDVLPGELLVINADGLHSEMYSMNSNTAICTMEYIYFSRPDSNIHGINVHAARKNLGKQLAKEVPIKADVVTGVPDSSISAAIGYAEESGIPYEMGLIKNRYVGRTFIQPSQSLREQGVKMKLSPVRGIVEGKRVIMVDDSIVRGTTSRRIVKMLKEAGATEVHVVISSPPIKNPCFYGIDTSTREELIASEHSVEEIRELIGADSLTFLSVEGMLEAIGRNEPGETRGQCLACFTGKYPTEIYPQAIPAGQKC; translated from the coding sequence ATGCTTGCTGAACTAAAAGGCTTGAATGAGGAATGCGGCGTATTTGGTATCTGGGGACATCCCGAGGCAGCACAAATCACCTATTACGGCCTTCACAGCCTGCAGCATCGCGGTCAGGAAGGTACAGGAATTGTTGTAAGTGATGGTCAGCAGCTTAAGGGCCGTAAAGGCGAAGGGCTCGTTACTGAAATTTTCACGGCAGATGCCATGGAAGACCTCCAGGGGGTCGGCGCTATTGGCCATGTCCGCTATGCAACAGCGGGAGGAGGCGGCTACGAGAATGTCCAGCCTCTGCTCTTCCAATCGCAAAGCGGCGGACTTGCTCTTGCACATAATGGCAATCTTGTAAATGCGGATGCGTTAAGAAACCAGCTTGAGGCACAGGGAAGTATTTTTCAAACGAGCTCTGATACTGAGGTCCTGGCTCATCTGATCAAGCGAGGCGGCTTCAGCCAGCTTAAGGATCGTGTGAAAAATGCGCTTCCGATGTTGAAGGGTGCGTATGCATTTTTAATTATGACTGAAACAGAGATGATGGTGGCGTTAGATCCACATGGACTACGCCCGCTGTCTTTGGGACGGCTTGGGGATGCTTATGTGGTCGCCTCTGAGACTTGTGCGTTCGATATTGTTGGCGCTGAGTTTGTCAGGGACGTCCTTCCTGGAGAGCTACTGGTGATTAATGCAGACGGTTTGCACTCTGAGATGTATTCTATGAATTCCAATACAGCAATTTGTACGATGGAATATATATATTTTTCAAGGCCAGACAGCAATATCCACGGCATTAACGTGCATGCGGCCCGTAAAAATCTCGGGAAGCAGCTGGCGAAGGAAGTTCCGATCAAGGCGGATGTTGTAACAGGTGTCCCGGATTCAAGCATTTCCGCAGCAATCGGTTATGCGGAGGAATCAGGCATTCCTTATGAAATGGGCTTGATCAAGAACCGTTATGTCGGCCGGACGTTCATCCAGCCATCCCAGTCATTGAGGGAGCAGGGCGTTAAAATGAAGCTTTCGCCGGTGCGCGGGATTGTTGAAGGCAAGCGTGTCATCATGGTGGACGATTCAATCGTGCGCGGTACGACCAGCCGCAGGATTGTGAAGATGCTGAAGGAAGCGGGCGCGACCGAGGTACACGTCGTCATCAGCTCGCCACCGATCAAGAACCCTTGCTTCTACGGAATCGATACATCTACCCGCGAAGAGTTAATTGCTTCCGAGCACTCAGTTGAAGAGATTCGCGAATTGATCGGTGCGGACTCACTGACGTTTTTGAGTGTCGAGGGCATGCTTGAGGCGATCGGGCGCAATGAACCTGGCGAAACACGCGGCCAGTGCCTCGCTTGCTTTACCGGGAAGTACCCGACAGAGATTTATCCGCAGGCAATACCTGCTGGACAGAAGTGCTAA